In the genome of Plasmodium yoelii strain 17X genome assembly, chromosome: 14, one region contains:
- a CDS encoding PIR protein, whose product MDSKVCDAINSIDKYFVDNPNKPRENISGDSLNKYCPGNNCSNDEEKIISGFIMLLNKIDEEGLKSDKNFEYASLWLSYKLNQKTQNGITKLYDFYTNRIGTNDFYKGKISNNINMDVIEEKIRSMNMDIKDISNFYDAFKSLCNMYSERDAVGQCKTCLENAGEFFEKCEIVKNVFDITKESSYLQLWLSLSKDYKEFESNYNTNWCSNIPSVVACPRNSIIKNTLITIAIICGAIAFFLGISYKYSLFGFRKRSQKQHLREKLKK is encoded by the exons atggattCTAAAGTg tGTGATGCAATTAATTCGATcgataaatattttgttgATAATCCGAACAAACCGAGAGAAAATATTTCCGGGGATTCATTAAATAAGTATTGTCCTGGTAATAACTGTAGTAATGATGAAGAAAAGATTATCTCTGGTTTTATAATGTTACTAAATAAGATTGATGAGGAAGGTTTAAAAAgtgataaaaattttgaatacGCTAgtttatggttaagttataaactaaatcaaaaaacacaaaatggAATCACCAAATTATacgatttttatactaaCCGCATAGGAACAAATGATTTTTATAAGGGGAAAATatctaataatattaatatggaTGTTatagaagaaaaaataagatCGATGAATAtggatattaaagatatatctaatttttatgatgcatttaaatcattatgtaacatgtataGTGAACGTGATGCAGTCGGGCAATGCAAGACATGTTTAGAAAATGCTGgagaattttttgaaaaatgtgaaatagttaaaaatgtttttgatATTACTAAAGAAAGTTCTTATTTACAACTATGGTTAAGTTTATCAAAAGATTATAAAGAATTTGAAAGTAATTATAATACTAATTGGTGTAGTAATATCCCATCAGTTGTAGCTTGTCCGCGAAATtcaatcataaaaaatacgCTAATTACAATTGCAATTATATgtggtgcaatagcattttttttagggatttcttataag tattcgttatttggttttcggaaacgatctcaaaaacaacatttaagagaaaagctaaaaaaataa
- a CDS encoding PIR protein, with protein MAINKCQKFDNFRRLFPDELKDSKQYDFNNGTFKRYCPNNKCDSDTNIVNAGCLWLINDFFGKDGTSVDKHTYKDDIICIMIWLSYKLSLKTFDNITTLKDFYSNHIEKNTEYTSRNVNDRTYGSYQNIIDKIKEYMDIDISHMSKFYELLKLLCNMHTAYTKDKSNDFSENANQFVDRYKELFNDIDNNIDNSSYDKVLRVFFKYYNDFGKGTRFSNISKDRPPLPTEKTGKKVEVEGSKGNKTVESSSETSQSIHVSTTPIYDTILPGSSLVNKLIPILSIIVAIPIFLGISYKYSLFGFRKRSQKHLREKLKK; from the exons ATGGCAATTAATAAA TGCCAAAAGTTTGACAATTTCAGGAGGCTTTTTCCCGATGAATTGAAAGATTCGAAACAATATGATTTTAATAATGGAACGTTCAAGAGATACTGCCCTAATAATAAATGTGATAGTGATACCAATATAGTTAACGCTGGATGTTTATGGTTAATTAATGATTTTTTTGGTAAAGATGGTACTTCAGTTGATAAACATACTTATAAGGAtgatattatttgtattatgatatggttaagttataaattAAGCCTAAAGACATTTGATAACATCACCACATTAAAAGATTTTTATTCTAatcatatagaaaaaaacacAGAATACACTAGTCGTAATGTTAATGATCGAACATATGGCAGTTATCAGAACATCATAGATAAAATAAAGGAATATATGGATATTGACATTAGTCatatgtctaaattttatgaattacttaaattattatgcaATATGCATACTGCTTATACGAAAGATAAAAGTAATGATTTTTCAGAAAATGCTAATCAATTTGTTGATAGATATAAAGAACTCTTTAATGatattgataataatattgacaATAGTTCATACGATAAAGTATTACGtgtttttttcaaatattataatgattTTGGAAAAGGAACTCGTTTTAGTAATATATCTAAAGATCGTCCTCCATTACCAACAGAAAAAACAGGCAAAAAAGTTGAAGTAGAAGGTTCTAAAGGAAATAAAACAGTTGAATCATCGAGTGAAACAAGTCAATCAATTCATGTATCGACAACTCCTATTTATGACACTATATTACCAGGATCATCcctagtaaataaattaattccaATTTTATCGATAATTGTTGCAATACCAATTTTCttgggaatttcttataag tattcgttatttggatttcggaaacgatctcaaaaacatttaagagaaaagctaaaaaaataa
- a CDS encoding PIR protein, with the protein MSYKECDAINEIDNYFVDDPNNSRKDGSGDSLNVYCPNKNCSSDEENIISGFIMLLKMGDNENINSEKLVEYAILWLSYKLNQKTQNGTTTLNDFYTNHIETNSCYKGNIPNDSNSKINKDVIENKIKSMNMNIKDISNFYDAFKSLCNMCSEINAETDTKCKKCLENAGEFFEKCEKVKNGLDITKEYSYSQLWLSLSKDYKNFEGNYNSIWCNNVPSVVACPRSSVTKNILITIAIIFVAASILLGVSYKYSLFGFRKRGQKQHLREKLKK; encoded by the exons ATGTCATATAAAGAg tGTGATGCAATTAATGAGATtgataattattttgttgATGATCCTAACAACTCGAGAAAAGATGGTTCTGGGGATTCATTAAATGTTTATTGCCCTAATAAGAACTGTAGTagtgatgaagaaaatattatctCCGGTTTTATAATGTTACTAAAAATGggtgataatgaaaatataaatagtgaAAAACTTGTTGAATAcgctattttatggttaagttataaactaaatcaaaaaacacaaaatggAACTACCACATTAAacgatttttatactaaCCATATAGAAACAAATAGTTGTTATAAGGGGAATATACCTAATGATAGTAATAGTAAGATTAATAAGGAtgttatagaaaataaaataaaatcgatgaatatgaatattaaagatatatctaatttttatgatgcatttaaatcattatgtaacatgtGTAGTGAAATTAATGCAGAAACAGATACTAAATGCAAGAAATGTTTAGAAAATGCTGgagaattttttgaaaaatgtgaaaaagttaaaaatggTTTAGATATTACTAAAGAATATTCTTATTCTCAACTATGGTTAAGTTTATCAaaagattataaaaattttgaaggTAATTATAATAGTATTTGGTGTAATAATGTCCCATCAGTTGTAGCTTGTCCACGAAGTTcagtaacaaaaaatatactaattacaattgcaattatatttgttgcagcatcaattttattgggagtttcttataag tattcgttatttggatttcggaaacgaggtcaaaaacaacatttaagagaaaagctaaaaaaataa